In the Candidatus Cloacimonadota bacterium genome, CAAAAAGCTTCAGAGATCACGCATGAGTGATTCCACTTGGAGGAAACAATGGGATTGATCGAATCTTGGCTGGAAAAAGCTCTTTCATCAAGACTTAATAAGGTTTTGGACTTCTATCGAGGTGAAGTAGTTCTTCAAAAACAAGGTCTGAAATATTCTACATACCGTATAATTGAAAACAATGGCACAATCGATGTCCATGTCGCAGCCCATGTAAGGTTAGTACCTCATCAATTCAATCTCCCTGCTACATTTGAAATCATAGCCCCAATGAAATATGTCAAAGTTGTTTCAGGTACCGTTCCCGAACATCAGATATTCCAAATGAAGGTTCGAGAATACTCAGCCATTCGTAGCATGTACAATGTTAGATAGAGCTCTCTTTGATAACAGATAGAGAAAGAAGATACGGGAAAAGTAATATATATGAGCATGGAAAGTATATTTATTTACCCTGATCTCACTATTAACGCATATAGATTAAGACATATCTTATTCTTATTATATGCTGTTAGGTTCGGTTGCTTGTTTTGGTACATTATCTGCATATTGTATTGGCATACCGCGTTTGCGGTAAATAAAAAACTATGGGGGTGCTCTATGGCACACTTCCGCTCTTTCAACGGCTATCGCCAATTCAACTCTGGGTCTGGCTGGCAATTCACCCATCGTGCTGCCGCCGCAAACAAAATGGGCGGGGCAATCAAACCCGGCTATCATGTCCACCACATCAACGGTGTCAAAACCGACAACCGTTACTCCAACCTCACGGTCATTCCGGCATCTACCCATGCCAAAATCCACAACAAATAACTTTCAAAATCAACCTGCGGGCGGCAGAAATGCCGCCCCATACTTCGATGCAATGCTTAATGGCAATATAGACTTGATGATGTTGACTCTCAATCCAATTCTAGTATTCGAGAGTGAGGACACATCGTTTCAACCAGTAATCTGACTTGGAGAGCATATTATGAAGAAATCGGAAATCAATTTCAATGATGTGAAGATGGGAGAACTTGTGGATATTGATGCC is a window encoding:
- a CDS encoding HNH endonuclease, encoding MAHFRSFNGYRQFNSGSGWQFTHRAAAANKMGGAIKPGYHVHHINGVKTDNRYSNLTVIPASTHAKIHNK